DNA sequence from the Dreissena polymorpha isolate Duluth1 chromosome 3, UMN_Dpol_1.0, whole genome shotgun sequence genome:
AAGAGAAGGACGTCCTGAGCTCCATcaattaataacataatgatAACACTGCCAGAAGCCAATCTTGCGTTTGCTGGTTATGTTGGGTGTTGTCACGGGAAATTTAAATAGAATATATTGCCCCACAAGAAATAAAAACAAGCTTTTTATATCTCGTTAAATCACTATAAatagaccacatctagcattgaaattttggctattgctataagaacgatgattttttttattggttaccattaattaaaaaaatattcgttgattttgagtgtttatggctctttaaacatttatcaatacaaagatTTCCAGTTGATATTGGTTCAAATCATGGTCAATGTTCAATTTGAAATATGCACTGTAGACATTTAAATATACCACAGCTCTCTTTCCTCCTCCTGTACACCGCTACTACCGGTAATTATTATCATccatatcatcattatcataaatgTCAGCATTAAATGCACAAATATATAAtcagacaagggacaaaattgtcacaaaaccaggttttcaagtttaaaaaaaagtctgataaagggagacaagtcaaaataaacattgttacccccttgtttcaaattcaatctatttttacttgtggcgaccttgatttcaatttgataaagggagacaactcaaaatgtgcattgttactgattgttcatatttaccccctttgtttcaaaatcaatctatttttagtcctggcaaccttgaccttggagatatatacgtaattctttcgtgcaacacaccgtccaatgatggtgaacaaatgtgccaaatgattttaaaatctcacaatgaacgacatagttatgggccGGACAAgctaatggccatttttgacctttgaactcaaagtgtgaccttgatcttggagatatcgacgtaattctttcacgcgacacaccctccaatgatggtgaacaaatgtacctaatgattttcaaatctcacaatgaacgataaagttatggccctaacaagcttgttccgcccgccctcccgccagcccgccgacattcgccaatctaataaccagtattTTCCTTCGGAAAAGCGGgttaaaatcatcatcatcatcatcatcatcataatcatcatcatccatattatcatcatcaagattgtcgtcgtcatcatcatcatcatcatcagtgctacagccagcttttcaaaaaagaggggagcttccccaaaaagggcacatttcacgcgtaattttggaaaatagggcatttggttataaatatactttggttatactatatacttattaattgtaaacattagtgcattggatgacttcaccaattgtatgctgttcctcattttgtgtaatgaaattacaataaatatattactatcaacattggcgctaaggaaaacaactgagtagccaatttcctaaccaacttgggctagcatccgacttCACGCATTAGAGATATCATATTTCTAtccggtgtgtgtgtgggggggggggaattttgatgtttattttatcaactatcatcattgaactgtatgttaatctttcaggttccagtttcagaatcagtggccttttagaagaaaatgaaatgaagaaaacatgaaataaattcaggggtttcactgggtcaaaaaaacgttgtgactgtcactacttaaattcgttgctttaaataactttgagccaatttttatccacaataataatattcattaaaacaaaaatctatattgacaaatttaaattctaaacaatgatcaatgtcaccatgaagtagcatccagtctggagattaaaatgaaacattgttattgttaataataggatatatttatttcacaacacgttatttcaactaatgtcaacaacgttgacagttttgttaggtcgcgaaaatatatgacaatatcaacataacattttactttcagagtgataaatcctccttccaaacaagttctttatttgttgaaataacaactgtctgcccctattcatgttaaaattcatcatgattgaggacagacagtgttttaaagttcagaaataaaatccaaacacaaatgtGTTTTCCATGCCCTAATTTCGGActaaaaattaactgcatatTAGCAttaaaaaagattattaattttcaaatgttaataggtattttgaattaaaaatcactatttttgcaaaaaaaaaaatatagccaaagaattcagaagtttaaaaaaatcaatagtgctgagtttgatttcattcgagtgtgattgtgcctaaccaagcgtgacctcagagataatctttcacagcatgttactatcgtctgcaacaaaaggctaattagtgatctgataacaaaccatggcCTTGGgacttgtttgttcacaatgtgctGACAGGCAGTcatgtaagggtgttatctgtgtattcatgtcgatgtttctggcgatttatacggcctgaaagcaggaatttagagattaaaagggcatttgacagaaaaatagaggggcgctttttaagtgggcaaattttagaggggcgcagcgcccctctatttattgctagctggagcactgatcatcatcatcatcatcggtatcatggtcatcatcattatcagcagcagcagcagcttcaTCAAAttcatcttcattatcatcatcttctttctattcatcatcattatcatcagtaaAAACTAGTATCCATTATCATTTTTGTATTACACCATCGTCGTAAGTATtatgaataattataataataattatcattgtatttgatcatcatcatcatcatcatcgtcatcaacaacaacataatcatcatcatcatcagagtGATAATCATTATCATTTTCACTGTGATTATCATTGCCATCATAATTGTCatcagaaataaaataattatgatcaCCATTGTCATTGTAGCatgcaaattcgttgaattgatataccccaccaatatgcttctggacacaaaagtatatttgacactcaaaaaagcattttttcaagatacaaagggacataactctgttattaacaggtgatgtacaatgccatttggcgtgcatcatcctcttatccatatatatactcataccaagtttcaatgaaatccgccaatgcacttccaagatatggctctggacacacacaaaaatcattttttcaatatacaaagggccataactctgataTTAattgatggtgtacaatgccatttggcgtgcatcatcctcttatccatatacatacccatacctagtttcaatgaaatccgccaaagcactaccaagatatggcttcggactgacggacggacggaaagacagaaggacggacggacaacgccaaaacaatatccctccgcctatggtgggggataataaATCATCATGATcaacatcatgatcatcatcatcctaaGTAGTAATTATGATCATCAAAACCATAGCCACAAAAATcgtaaatataattttgtttttattttctatgtCAATACCATAAGCATAATTAATTTCCTctaaaaacacaataataaagCACTATCAGCTTCAGAAGCAAAACAAATACAGCAGAATATAAAGTGGAATGCAATCAACTTCACCTTCAagataaatataacatacttatCATTACCCCAAACAAAGAAGTGCTGAGCCCCAATATAGTTATCTGCTTTAAATAGCAGCTTTTTGAATTGGCCTTGAAATAAGATAGCTGGCAAGGTTTGCAAATATTATGAAAAGAATTACTCATGGTCTGACCCAGTTAGATTTGAATGAACTTGCATGTGACTAGCGTTAAGGacaaaaccaaaataaacaaaacatacgtAGCAATAACTGATTGGCTGAACTTAACCTATTTAAGATCTTGGGAAAACCAAGCTTTGTATAGCTTGCCAAAAATAACATAATTCACAACTGACATATCTGCTGATATGGTTCCTAAACAGATAAAGCTCTTTCAATATTGGTCACTATCAAACCAAACCAAAAGTAAAGTCAAAACTATGGTTGATTGAGCAAGTATATAAAGAGAAGCCCGGGCTATTTTTGCAGCCAGTTACAATGAGTCCTGCTTCAATAGAACCTGATTTATATTGTATTGGGGTGGAAAACGGATATGGACAGATTAGGGGATTTATCAGGTTGGATAATGGATAGCAAAAGGTAATATGTTGTTAGTTTACTTTGCAAAAAATTCATCGTAATAGAACATTACAAACAATTAGGATTTTTTATCTAAACATTTTTTTGGTGTGGTTCGCCattattgatttaagaaaatgggcatatattacatataatttGCATGCATCCTGACTGCAAAACAAGAAAGCTTACTCCTTAAATGCACTTTCTCATCCCCATGCTACAAATGTATTTacagtttaaaatgtttaaattaaggGGGGTAAAGAattaattttttgaaaatattataagaAAATCATGAAATTTCAAAGTGCATAACCCTGATTTAGTACCATATTAATATTTGTGATTATGTAATAATATCCAACTTGTGTTATTGCTATTTCAGGGGAAAAGATGATGCTGAAACTGAGTTACAAACAAAAATTGCATCCCTTATACTAGACCAGCACTTAGAACAACTAGGTTACAGTGAAGATGACATTAAGCAACGCATCTTTTCCTGGTATAAGTCAACTGTAGCTCGTACTTTATCAGCACGAAGAATTCAGAATCGTGATGATATCGACAGAATTTTTATTGGAAGTCAAAGAGAAGGCATTGGAATGGAAATCatcaatgaccttgacattctgcaaatttacaaatttattaAATGTGTGGAGACAAAAGATCTGGATTATAATACTTGTGACATTATTTTTGTTGTCGATGAAAAAATGGCACCCCCTGGGCACACTTTTCTATGGCTTCTATGTAAAGGCAGCAATAAAGAGAACTTCAGATTGCTAAAACATGCCTTGGTAAACAGGAAGAACAGAAAGTACCTATCTGCGCACAAATACATGAGTAGAAATGATGACATGTTTTTCACAAGCGAAGGAATCATAGCCAAAAGAACAAAGTATCTTGGAAGAAAAGGACCatctttaattaaaatttcaGAGCCAATAAGTGAATTTGTACGATATTTCAGGAAACTCTGGAATGTCACAGACCAAACAATGGACTATGTGCGAGGGTTTCCGTACCAAgcaacaaaacaaatattggtcTGGAAATGCAGAACACGAAATTATGACTGGCCACCAACACCTTTGGTCAATATAGTTTCGACCATGACTGCAGTAGTGGTTCCCACTGGACAGAAAGGAACCAAATGGAGGGAATTACAATGGCGTATCTGTTTTCCTGCTGGAGAATTGGCCCTTTTTGACTCTATGAATATCATGCACAAGAAGGTCTATGTTGTTCTTAAAACTGTAGGTAAGCTTCTTTTGCGACCGCTAAATCAACAGATAACGTCATATGTGATGAAAAATGTTTTGTTCTGGGAAGCAGAAAAAAGGCATATCACAGATTACACAGAAACAGATTTAGTTCCACGCATACAAGACGCTCTGAGATATCTTCAAAAATGCATTTCTGAGGATTTTATGCCTTATTACATGATTCCTGAAAGAAACCTGATCCCATGTAAAATACATGTAGACGTTAAAGAGAAAATTACCAATGTGATTGACTATTTAATAGCAAATGGCTATTTAATCATACTCGATCAAACTCATATTAGCAACCAGAACAAAAACAGAATACTACTAGAGGTCATTTCGCAAGTACAACTTGCAAATGAAGCAACAAGGGCGATGACATTTTTGACAAGTAAAATGTGCATGAAAGAATATGAGGATTACATGGTTGAAATGTTTTTTAAGGAAACTAACGACAGTTATGCTCAGCaatttatgcatgtttttatcCAGAGCATACCAAACATCGTTAAATATACACTAGAAAGACTGACAGGCATCCATAGAGGGTTACCAAAAGACATCTTGCTAATGACACAACCACTAGCAAAACTTAATATAGTATCATGCGAGTTTCCACCACACTATTTCTTGGCTGGCAGTGCAGAAATTAAATGCAAGGATACCGATGAAAGTGCTACATCAAGAGACAACGAAAATGAAAAATCAGGAAATGAGTATAAGTCAATCAATGATATGAATGAGAAAATATCTCCATCTTTAGAAACAAGCGTTAATTGTCCAGCAGACAAAAGGGATGAATGTAGCCAAGATTCT
Encoded proteins:
- the LOC127873295 gene encoding uncharacterized protein LOC127873295 isoform X1; protein product: MSPASIEPDLYCIGVENGYGQIRGFIRGKDDAETELQTKIASLILDQHLEQLGYSEDDIKQRIFSWYKSTVARTLSARRIQNRDDIDRIFIGSQREGIGMEIINDLDILQIYKFIKCVETKDLDYNTCDIIFVVDEKMAPPGHTFLWLLCKGSNKENFRLLKHALVNRKNRKYLSAHKYMSRNDDMFFTSEGIIAKRTKYLGRKGPSLIKISEPISEFVRYFRKLWNVTDQTMDYVRGFPYQATKQILVWKCRTRNYDWPPTPLVNIVSTMTAVVVPTGQKGTKWRELQWRICFPAGELALFDSMNIMHKKVYVVLKTVGKLLLRPLNQQITSYVMKNVLFWEAEKRHITDYTETDLVPRIQDALRYLQKCISEDFMPYYMIPERNLIPCKIHVDVKEKITNVIDYLIANGYLIILDQTHISNQNKNRILLEVISQVQLANEATRAMTFLTSKMCMKEYEDYMVEMFFKETNDSYAQQFMHVFIQSIPNIVKYTLERLTGIHRGLPKDILLMTQPLAKLNIVSCEFPPHYFLAGSAEIKCKDTDESATSRDNENEKSGNEYKSINDMNEKISPSLETSVNCPADKRDECSQDSVKDSTVLEHQISNKKPKKGNAKKGTKALSDATDAPIPVPKQTKLLTKQLNSKNEQTEMENKTSFSSETMLTKEQQQHNHIPVLNKRKQTPKIYQANMKKTKTSKGKKNRRSKSMQNKKEQVKTADPTSKEPTMSTEPETNRAQEKHQVSGNICVYPNKRERTTGIWSSEGHLDESDAKLLDRNNTGKLNPCRKERTVNKKIKNPTDPYNNLIAAVVTLLDILLLLRIFNSDFFEILLILSNNFKYVKEFLKYLLFALISVSSFNFLAFFYKCLNEIKHHTQERAISTRRTKTWKKLQQLCKNV
- the LOC127873295 gene encoding uncharacterized protein LOC127873295 isoform X2, coding for MDRLGDLSGWIMDSKRGKDDAETELQTKIASLILDQHLEQLGYSEDDIKQRIFSWYKSTVARTLSARRIQNRDDIDRIFIGSQREGIGMEIINDLDILQIYKFIKCVETKDLDYNTCDIIFVVDEKMAPPGHTFLWLLCKGSNKENFRLLKHALVNRKNRKYLSAHKYMSRNDDMFFTSEGIIAKRTKYLGRKGPSLIKISEPISEFVRYFRKLWNVTDQTMDYVRGFPYQATKQILVWKCRTRNYDWPPTPLVNIVSTMTAVVVPTGQKGTKWRELQWRICFPAGELALFDSMNIMHKKVYVVLKTVGKLLLRPLNQQITSYVMKNVLFWEAEKRHITDYTETDLVPRIQDALRYLQKCISEDFMPYYMIPERNLIPCKIHVDVKEKITNVIDYLIANGYLIILDQTHISNQNKNRILLEVISQVQLANEATRAMTFLTSKMCMKEYEDYMVEMFFKETNDSYAQQFMHVFIQSIPNIVKYTLERLTGIHRGLPKDILLMTQPLAKLNIVSCEFPPHYFLAGSAEIKCKDTDESATSRDNENEKSGNEYKSINDMNEKISPSLETSVNCPADKRDECSQDSVKDSTVLEHQISNKKPKKGNAKKGTKALSDATDAPIPVPKQTKLLTKQLNSKNEQTEMENKTSFSSETMLTKEQQQHNHIPVLNKRKQTPKIYQANMKKTKTSKGKKNRRSKSMQNKKEQVKTADPTSKEPTMSTEPETNRAQEKHQVSGNICVYPNKRERTTGIWSSEGHLDESDAKLLDRNNTGKLNPCRKERTVNKKIKNPTDPYNNLIAAVVTLLDILLLLRIFNSDFFEILLILSNNFKYVKEFLKYLLFALISVSSFNFLAFFYKCLNEIKHHTQERAISTRRTKTWKKLQQLCKNV